In one Melopsittacus undulatus isolate bMelUnd1 chromosome 4, bMelUnd1.mat.Z, whole genome shotgun sequence genomic region, the following are encoded:
- the PHRF1 gene encoding PHD and RING finger domain-containing protein 1 isoform X3 — protein MDDDSQDELINKNAALGKSKRQSLVLLSETESNGGNSDDSEDDTGSEDDPEEEGDCEDDDDEEEEEEETEASGEGTTDALEAESRVNGASVSSDEDGEHCPICLNTFRDQVVGTPENCSHYFCLDCIVEWSKNANSCPVDRILFMNINIRAHFGGEILKKIPVENTIIQGNYGEDDPTFCEVCGRSDREDRLLLCDGCDAGYHMECLNPPLSEIPVDEWFCPACAPMGVSAAADTDHVSDEEVAAIMADVTPTTSRLRPQARTRAIARTRQSERVRATVNRNRITTAQQIQNVPAYLMPSLLDETIEAVISGINTAMYERPVTPLPPLVPDPLPAPFSILPRLPAPAPAPTPASTRQKRRTGRRKKVRGKKRTQTKSSAGKKSSGAQLKRRKILIKKRRGKKMRVRSRVKNEVTTRSRIARTLGLSKPVRGASLPSMSKPAEPSLGLMRADIGAASLSVFGDPYELDPYESNEEASANPDSPVSAKRRVLSQSALRSHRPVARPISVGLPRNSVPAVSPEQEEEAAPVPDLLGSILSGQSLLMMSSSDVVINRDGSLTAKKAAPLNRKSANDSRADDSSGRSTQPSTVHSGTTASSSTPGPSVSSGLSTQTRPSSSSSSSSSSLFSLRSPSLSRTEPAVNSAQATSEKATVKSEYSMTPRSVQTQNIAALNRHGSRLDEMPRCNGNSKSFAASNLSSSEPLSCNLNSASKAVTVRQPIKPPSKRIDIFELPRIPKIKKETNSKQVEPEPSGSQSCDIPSSCITHLTGKESTNQPGKGSKVESQKSTAKEYHQQTRTSGLSFSASTGVHGSSLLLGTSRSKGPSSFESFKINIPGNAGHPSRLSNPGFCNTFRPVDDKVQQKENPLHLFSVKKKQVKSEIYDPFEPTGSDSSSASSSPERLGSGIPLTNITRTISIENPKVQTFQTVRRFTPYRVENVFGSGADSDVPSSNTESHDHVTVESRIVEPISDTEERDNMDEEDFLSSPCTSSAVKQVSNAECLKRERREGPNVFFNAEELIRPNVNVKVEPESPSKNDEQQNVQKVEQTERRSRSRSCSNSSSRSKKKLKRKKALVKEHRRSRSGSRDKAHSRDRSSRSASWSEGEECSKTQTPKPKSRRSSTDRSSSHERSKKKKMKDKTKDKKAKTSWSRERRKSRSRSGSPGSTSEFYENRKKKRRSRSRSRRRERSRSNSIERTKRRKHRRDKSHERYDKDSLRSRDRKRSRSRSRERRKWRSRSRSTSRSREHKSSKSKEKRPRSRSCSKERKHKSKETSLPPPPEKDQKPPAENVSRCLEQPHSFKREPKEELVLEELSITIQPNVKLEEVQAETPVQLREVQEIIKVEPTCQEVTRETAFPVPEITNISVPVGNVDSFAETELMSSSDPGVLGSCNNTNLEITVKIENTSLCPSLMDPPPKKEVILHAPTEAAPIQSPSKSKLTDCVRELKDECLVSNEKTGNFSKPELEVVPQGPALKSKAPVKRVTWNLQQEEGGTLSAGKVPRMPFYKPQRAKEGAWKAEDLNQTLNQVYCQNTPLTPPLPSSLPPYAPVSQPTVQFIMQGSLPALVCMAGQSLTPEPGSLATASEPGIQAASVGNAEEDINAPKPPVDKTKNEEYMKKLHMQERAVEEVKLAIKPFYQKREITKEEYKSILRKAVQKICHSKSGEINPMKVANLVKAYVEKYKHMRKHKKSDGDDTQEVENLEQATASTSLD, from the exons ATGGATGATGACAGCCAGGATGAACTGATAAACAAGAATGCTGCACTGGGCAAGAGCAAAAGACAGAGTCTTGTGCTCCTCAGTGAAACAG aaagcaaTGGTGGAAATAGCGATGATTCAGAAGATGATACTGGAAGTGAAGATGACCCTGAGGAAGAGGGAG ATtgtgaagatgatgatgatgaagaggaagaggaggaagaaactgAGGCCAGTGGGGAGGGAACAACTGATGCTCTGGAGGCAGAGTCACGCGTAAATGGAGCAAGCGTTTCTTCTGACGAGGATGGTGAACACTGCCCCATTTGCCTCAACACGTTTAGGGATCAGGTTGTTGGGACTCCTGAGAACTGTTCCCATTACTTCTGCTTGGACTGTATTGTGGAGTGGTCTAAG AATGCCAACTCCTGTCCAGTGGATCGAATCCTCTTTATGAACATTAACATTCGGGCACATTTTGGTGGTGAAATCTTAAAAAAG ATTCCTGTTGAGAACACGATTATTCAGGGTAATTATGGAGAGGATGACCCAACCTTCTGTGAGGTGTGTGGCAGAAGTGACCGCGAAGATCgcctgctgctgtgtgatggCTGTGATGCAGG GTATCACATGGAATGCCTTAATCCACCTCTGAGTGAAATTCCTGTAGATGAATggttctgtccagcctgtgCCCCCATGggtgtcagtgctgctgcag ACACAGATCATGTCAGTGATGAAGAGGTTGCTGCCATCATGGCTGATGTTACGCCTACCACCAGCAGGCTACGTCCCCAGGCCCGAACCCGAGCTATTGCTAGAACTCGGCAGAGCGAACGAGTTAGGGCAACAGTGAACAGAAACCGGATAACAACAGCCCAGCAAATTCAG AATGTGCCAGCGTACCTCATGCCCTCTCTTCTGGATGAAACAATTGAGGCAGTTATTTCAGGCATAAACACAGCCATGTATGAGCGTCCTGTTACACCGCTTCCTCCACTGGTTCCTGATCCACTCCCTGCACCATTCTCTATACTGCCTCGTCTACCAGCTCCTGCACCGGCCCCTACACCAGCCTCTACTAGGCAGAAAAGAAGAACAG gcaggaggaagaaagtaagaggcaaaaaaagaacTCAGACAAAATCTTCTGCTGGGAAGAAGAGTTCAGGGGCACAACTGAAGAGACGCAAGATTCTCATAAagaagagaagggggaaaaagatgAGAGTAAGATCACGT GTGAAAAATGAGGTTACTACTCGCTCCCGTATTGCAAGAACTCTTGGTCTTAGTAAACCTGTGCGTGGGGCCTCGCTTCCTTCCATGTCCAAACCAGCAGAGCCCTCACTTGGCCTGATGAGAGCAGATATTGGTGCAGCTTCTCTATCTGTGTTTGGAGATCCGTATGAGCTGGATCCTTATGAAAG TAATGAAGAGGCTTCAGCAAATCCAGATTCACCAGTGAGTGCCAAAAGGAGAGTTCTCTCCCAGTCAGCACTGAGGTCTCACCGTCCTGTAGCTAGACCTATTTCAGTGGGACTTCCCAG AAACAGTGTCCCTGCTGTGAGTCCTGAACAAGAAGAAGAAGCTGCCCCGGTGCCTGATTTGCTGGGAAGTATCCTGTCTGGACAGAGCCTTCTCATGATGAGTAGTTCGGATGTGGTCATCAACAGAGATGGTTCCCTGACGGCAAAGAAGGCAG CTCCACTTAATAGAAAATCGGCGAATGACTCGAGAGCAGATGATAGTTCAGGACGTAGCACCCAACCAAGTACAGTGCATTCAGGGACCACAGCAAGCAGCTCAACTCCTGGACCTTCAGTTTCCTCAGGGCTGAGTACTCAGACCAgaccctcctcctcttcctcctcctcctcctcaagcTTGTTTTCATTGCGTTCACCCTCACTGAGCAGGACTGAGCCTGCAGTAAACTCGGCACAGGCCACATCAGAAAAGGCAACTGTAAAATCAGAATATTCAATGACACCCAGATCTGTTCAGACTCAAAACATAGCTGCTCTGAACAGGCATGGTTCCAGGCTAGATGAAATGCCCAGATGTAATGGAAACTCTAAAAGCTTTGCAGCCAGTAACTTGTCATCTTCAGAGCCCCTGAGCTGTAATTTGAATTCTGCCTCGAAAGCTGTAACCGTGAGGCAGCCAATAAAACCACCTTCCAAGAGAATTGACATCTTTGAGCTTCCCAGGATACCAAAgattaaaaaggaaaccaaCAGCAAGCAGGTGGAGCCAGAACCCTCAGGAAGCCAAAGCTGCGACATCCCCAGCTCCTGTATAACCCATCTGACTGGCAAAGAGAGCACTAATCAACCAGGAAAGGGTAGCAAGGTGGAAAGTCAGAAGTCAACTGCCAAGGAATATCATCAACAAACACGTACAAGTGGGTTGTCTTTTTCTGCCAGTACAGGTGTTCATGGCAGTTCATTGCTACTGGGCACTTCAAGAAGCAAAGGCCCAAGCTCTTTTGAGagttttaaaatcaatattcCTGGGAACGCAGGGCATCCCAGCAGACTTTCTAACCCAGGATTTTGTAACACCTTCCGCCCTGTGGATGACAAAGTGCAACAGAAAGAGAATCCTTTGCATCTTTTCTCAGTTAAGAAAAAGCAGGTCAAAAGTGAGATATATGATCCTTTTGAGCCAACAGGATCAGACTCGAGTTCAGCAAGCAGCAGTCCTGAAAGGCTTGGCTCAGGGATTCCACTAACTAATATTACCAGGACTATTTCCATTGAAAATCCCAAAGTTCAAACGTTTCAAACTGTCCGCCGTTTCACCCCTTACAGGGTAGAAAATGTGTTTGGATCTGGGGCTGACTCTGATGTACCATCTAGTAACACAGAGTCTCATGATCATGTGACAGTAGAAAGCAGGATTGTGGAACCGATCTCTGATACAGAGGAGAGGGACAATATGGATGAGGAAGACTTTCTAAGCAGTCCTTGCACTTCATCTGCTGTTAAGCAAGTTTCTAATGCAGAGTgcttaaaaagggaaaggagagagggCCCTAATGTGTTCTTTAATGCTGAAGAATTGATTAGACCTAACGTTAATGTGAAAGTAGAACCAGAGAGTCCCTCAAAGAATGATGAGCAGCAGAATGTCCAAAAGGTAGAACAGACAGAGAGGCGATCACGTTCCAGATCCTGTTCAAATTCCAGCTCCCGAAGTAAGAAgaagttaaaaaggaaaaaggcactTGTCAAAGAGCACAGGAGATCCCGGTCAGGGTCTAGGGATAAGGCACACTCAAGGGACCGAAGCTCCAGATCTGCCTCTTGGTCAGAGGGAGAAGAgtgcagcaaaacacaaacaccaaaacccaagaGCAGGAGGTCTTCTACGGACCGTTCTAGCAGCCACGAACGatctaagaaaaagaaaatgaaggataaAACCAAggataaaaaggcaaaaacttCTTGGTctagggagagaagaaaatctaGGTCACGTTCAGGTAGTCCTGGAAGTACTTCTGAgttttatgaaaacagaaagaagaaaagacgGTCTCGATCAAGATCAAGACGGAGGGAGCGTTCCCGATCAAATAGCATCGAGAGGACTAAAAGGCGGAAACACAGAAGAGACAAAAGCCATGAGAGGTATGATAAAGATAGCTTGAGGTCAAGGGACAGAAAGAGATCAAGATCCAGGTCTCGGGAGAGGAGAAAATGGAGGTCTCGGTCTCGGTCTACATCTCGATCTCGGgagcacaaaagcagcaaatcaaaggaaaaaagaccaCGATCAAGATCATgttccaaagaaagaaaacacaaatcaaaAGAGACATCACTTCCTCCTCCACCAGAAAAGGATCAAAAACCTCCAGCTGAAAATGTGTCCAGGTGTCTGGAGCAACCCCATTCCTTCAAGCGAGAGCCAAAGGAGGAGCTAGTACTAGAAGAGCTTTCCATAACCATCCAACCAAATGTCAAACTTGAGGAAGTACAAGCTGAGACCCCAGTTCAACTCAGAGAGGTCCAAGAAATTATAAAGGTAGAGCCCACCTGTCAGGAGGTGACCCGTGAAACTGCATTCCCTGTGCCAGAGAtcacaaacatttctgttccaGTTGGCAATGTGGATTCTTTTGCTGAAACAGAATTAATGAGTAGCAGTGATCCAGGAGTACTTGGTAGCTGTAACAATACAAACCTTGAGATTAcagttaaaatagaaaatacttcattatgTCCATCTCTGATGGACCCACCCCCAAAGAAGGAAGTTATCCTACATGCTCCAACTGAGGCTGCACCAATTCAAAGCCCGTCCAAAAGCAAACTAACAGATTGTGTGAGGGAGCTTAAAGATGAGTGCCTTGTGTCAAACGAGAAAACTGGTAATTTCAGTAAGCCTGAATTGGAGGTGGTGCCTCAGGGTCCTGCACTGAAATCAAAAGCACCAGTGAAAAGAGTTACCTGGAATCTTCAACAGGAAGAAGGTGGCACACTGTCTGCTGGAAAAGTTCCAA GGATGCCATTTTACAAACCTCAGCGAGCAAAAGAAGGGGCCTGGAAAGCAGAGGACTTGAACCAAACATTAAATCAG GTGTACTGTCAAAATACACCTTTGACTCCACCTCTGCCCTCCAGCCTTCCCCCTTATGCCCCTGTCAGCCAGCCCACAGTTCAATTTATCATGCAAGGTAGCCTCCCAGCGCTTGTCTGCATGGCAGGACAGAGCCTGACTCCAGAGCCAGGCAGCCTGGCAACTGCATCTGAACCAGGAATCCAAGCTGCTTCTGTTGGAAACGCAGAAGAAGATATCAACGCACCCAAACCTCCAGtggataaaacaaaaaatgaggaA TATATGAAGAAGCTTCACATGCAGGAAAGGGCTGTGGAAGAAGTGAAACTTGCTATTAAACCCTTTTACCAGAAGAGGGAGATTACAAAGGAGGAGTACAAGAGCATTCTTCGAAAAGCAGTACAAAAG ATCTGCCACAGCAAAAGTGGAGAGATCAACCCTATGAAGGTGGCTAATCTGGTGAAGGCATAtgtggaaaaatacaaacacatgaGGAAACATAAGAAATCTGATGGTGATGATACACAGGAAGTGGAAAACTTAGAGCAAGCCACAGCCAGCACAAGCTTGGACTGA